One window from the genome of Chloroflexota bacterium encodes:
- a CDS encoding sulfite oxidase: protein MSGPASIGRRRVLQALAVGGAAAVLAACGDAGDLGATPADAAPVSNVASPQPSAWFKDTTPFIVHDDGKSLEARLEYMDGLITPHRFFFVRNNSVSLDVDVDAWRLSIEGDAVANSLTLTYDDIRKLPSRTLVCYLECAGNHRAMFGLVQERQAKGTQWMTGGVSNGKWVGVPLREVLTQAGIADDAVSVLLIGLDTESPEQGFRRVLPVAKALHPDTLLAYSLNGEDLPRDHGFPLRALVPGWVGSSNVKWLGRIVVSRERLWTRNNTTSYVLIGDDYAPDGQALGKVTTTQVIKSALALPWPATLPAQRHQVHGFAHSPDGPIRRVEWSLDSGESWREAAVLEPQVQYSWARFELEWDARPGEYTVMTRATDAAGNTQPDEIPFNEKGYLFNQPGPHPVQVS, encoded by the coding sequence ATGAGCGGCCCCGCAAGCATTGGCCGGCGACGCGTCCTCCAGGCACTTGCCGTCGGAGGCGCGGCCGCGGTGTTGGCCGCCTGCGGCGATGCGGGCGACTTGGGGGCGACACCAGCGGATGCCGCGCCGGTCTCCAACGTCGCGTCGCCGCAGCCTTCCGCGTGGTTCAAGGACACGACGCCGTTCATCGTCCACGACGACGGCAAGAGCCTGGAAGCCCGCCTGGAATACATGGATGGGCTGATCACGCCCCATCGCTTCTTCTTTGTGCGCAACAACTCCGTCAGTCTCGACGTGGACGTGGATGCGTGGCGGCTCTCCATCGAAGGGGACGCCGTCGCCAATTCCCTGACGCTCACCTACGACGACATCCGCAAACTGCCCAGCCGCACGCTCGTCTGCTACCTGGAATGCGCCGGCAACCACCGCGCCATGTTTGGCCTGGTGCAGGAACGGCAGGCCAAGGGCACCCAATGGATGACCGGGGGCGTGAGCAACGGCAAATGGGTCGGCGTCCCCCTGCGCGAGGTGCTCACCCAGGCCGGGATCGCCGACGACGCGGTCAGCGTGCTGCTCATCGGGCTGGACACCGAGTCGCCGGAGCAGGGGTTTCGCCGCGTCCTTCCGGTGGCCAAGGCGCTGCACCCGGACACGCTGCTTGCCTACTCGCTCAACGGCGAAGACCTGCCGCGGGACCACGGCTTCCCGCTCCGCGCGCTGGTGCCCGGCTGGGTGGGCAGCAGCAACGTCAAGTGGCTCGGCCGCATCGTGGTCTCGCGGGAGCGCCTCTGGACGCGCAACAACACCACCTCCTACGTGCTCATCGGCGACGACTATGCGCCGGACGGCCAGGCGCTGGGCAAAGTCACGACGACCCAGGTCATCAAGAGCGCGCTGGCGCTGCCTTGGCCAGCGACGCTGCCTGCGCAACGCCACCAAGTCCATGGCTTCGCTCACTCGCCCGACGGTCCGATCCGGCGGGTCGAGTGGAGCCTCGATTCCGGAGAGAGCTGGCGCGAGGCCGCGGTGCTCGAGCCCCAGGTGCAGTACTCCTGGGCGCGGTTCGAGCTCGAGTGGGACGCGCGTCCGGGCGAATACACGGTCATGACCCGCGCCACCGACGCCGCGGGCAACACCCAGCCGGACGAGATTCCCTTCAACGAGAAGGGCTACCTCTTCAATCAGCCGGGCCCGCATCCGGTTCAGGTCAGCTAG
- a CDS encoding NYN domain-containing protein: MDRVFIYWDNSNIFHEAQRLAEERGEGPDARYRVRINFDNILRLAHADRPLERAVAAGSIPPEMRHLWNRMEGAGVEVRLFDRGSPNRGEQDMPDRLLQLRMLEDALDYNGDPGIAVLLTGDGAGYLEGAGFHSTLERMHNRGWRIEVLSWAHSCNQRMRGWAEHNGVFVALDDFYDAITFMEPSQPGFELARARDSADLDLSQRLIA; the protein is encoded by the coding sequence ATGGACCGCGTGTTCATCTACTGGGATAACTCAAACATCTTTCACGAGGCGCAGCGCCTTGCCGAAGAACGGGGCGAAGGACCCGACGCCCGCTACCGGGTGCGCATCAATTTCGACAACATTCTGCGCCTCGCGCACGCCGACCGGCCGCTCGAGCGCGCGGTTGCCGCCGGGTCCATTCCTCCGGAAATGCGGCATCTATGGAATCGAATGGAAGGCGCTGGGGTGGAAGTGCGGCTGTTTGACCGCGGCAGCCCCAACCGCGGCGAACAGGACATGCCCGACCGGTTGTTGCAATTGCGCATGCTCGAAGACGCGCTGGATTACAATGGCGATCCGGGCATCGCGGTGCTGCTGACGGGCGACGGCGCGGGCTATCTAGAAGGGGCGGGCTTTCACAGCACACTCGAACGCATGCACAATCGCGGTTGGCGGATCGAGGTCCTCTCATGGGCGCACTCTTGCAACCAGCGAATGCGGGGCTGGGCCGAGCACAACGGCGTGTTTGTTGCGCTGGACGATTTCTATGACGCGATTACGTTCATGGAGCCGTCCCAGCCCGGATTCGAATTGGCGCGAGCGCGAGACTCGGCGGACTTGGACCTTTCGCAGCGACTGATTGCCTGA
- a CDS encoding ABC transporter substrate-binding protein, producing the protein MGGILRGRLILLVLILGVAAAALACGDTAEAPPVETIVTVTVEVPVEVEKVVEVEKVVEVEKIVEVERVVEATPTAAAPAEAAAPTGPAIYKMGLFEDPISRNVWNYLGGPAGSVWTGYVIGGYATQLYGYSDQRFDWVPVAADGFPTALAQETVDGVEFWTTEVSLKQGVTWSDGEELTADDFVFTVNTVMDLQLGGNWAQLVDSAFVDRAEALDSHRLKIYFKSTDADGNPQTPGLSVWQFGLAFMPILPEHYWAPVVEQAKQAGTAPQQIEALFAHVPDGEPTAGGLAFRQWEPGAFFENETVSSHFQMGAVVTEFANGAYRETNERLGYSEVAYGEATGDTVLEFEVGPHFETEIFSIYGNQDSAILALTTGDIDFLFNPLGLEKGFLDRVRQAPDLEVVTNLDNGVFYLGFNTRKGPMSFREFRQAVATMIDKEFVAQSILQDAAIPMYAMVPEGNAFWHNDATSKIGQGLSLGERIAQAVELLKSAGFTYEQEPEVGEDGEFVSSPGRGLRMPDGSEIPQLELIAPSAGYDPLRSTFAIWIERWLNDLGIPVRAQLVGFNVLVDRLFSETVAEDLDMWILGWGFSIFPNYLENIFHSRHAPENEEGGYNWGGYGNPEYDALAFALLSETTIEGARELVYQMQELLADDLPYVTLFTTPKIDVFRPTRVEYPYTSVLGGMAQQQGLQHVVLLK; encoded by the coding sequence ATGGGCGGCATCCTGCGCGGACGGCTGATTCTCCTGGTCCTGATTCTCGGCGTCGCCGCGGCGGCGCTCGCCTGCGGCGACACTGCCGAAGCTCCGCCGGTCGAAACGATCGTCACCGTCACGGTGGAAGTCCCGGTCGAGGTCGAGAAGGTCGTTGAGGTCGAGAAGGTCGTCGAAGTCGAGAAGATCGTGGAAGTCGAGCGCGTCGTCGAGGCCACCCCGACCGCGGCAGCGCCCGCCGAAGCCGCGGCGCCCACCGGTCCGGCCATCTACAAGATGGGGCTGTTCGAGGATCCGATATCGCGCAACGTCTGGAACTACCTGGGCGGACCGGCAGGGTCGGTCTGGACCGGATACGTCATCGGCGGGTACGCCACGCAGCTCTACGGCTATTCCGACCAGCGATTCGACTGGGTCCCGGTGGCCGCGGACGGCTTTCCGACGGCATTGGCCCAGGAGACCGTCGACGGCGTCGAGTTCTGGACCACCGAGGTCTCGCTCAAGCAAGGCGTCACCTGGAGCGACGGCGAGGAGCTGACGGCGGACGACTTCGTCTTCACGGTCAACACCGTCATGGACCTGCAGCTCGGCGGAAACTGGGCTCAGCTGGTGGACTCCGCGTTCGTCGATCGGGCGGAGGCGCTCGACAGCCATCGGCTGAAGATCTATTTCAAGTCGACCGACGCCGACGGGAATCCGCAGACGCCCGGCCTCAGCGTGTGGCAGTTCGGCCTGGCCTTCATGCCGATTCTCCCTGAGCACTACTGGGCGCCCGTGGTGGAGCAAGCCAAGCAGGCCGGCACCGCGCCCCAGCAGATCGAAGCCCTGTTCGCGCACGTACCCGACGGCGAGCCCACCGCCGGCGGTCTGGCGTTTCGCCAGTGGGAGCCGGGCGCGTTCTTTGAAAACGAGACGGTCTCGAGTCATTTCCAGATGGGCGCCGTCGTCACGGAGTTCGCCAACGGCGCCTACCGGGAGACCAACGAACGACTCGGCTACAGCGAGGTCGCGTACGGCGAGGCCACCGGCGACACGGTTCTGGAGTTCGAGGTCGGTCCGCACTTCGAGACGGAGATCTTCAGCATCTACGGCAACCAGGACTCGGCGATCCTCGCCCTGACCACGGGCGACATCGACTTCCTCTTCAACCCACTGGGTCTGGAGAAGGGCTTTCTGGACCGCGTTCGGCAAGCGCCTGACCTGGAAGTCGTGACCAACCTCGATAACGGCGTCTTCTACCTGGGCTTCAACACCCGCAAGGGGCCCATGAGCTTCCGGGAGTTCCGGCAAGCCGTGGCGACCATGATCGACAAGGAATTCGTCGCGCAGTCGATTCTTCAGGACGCCGCGATTCCCATGTACGCCATGGTCCCCGAAGGCAACGCCTTCTGGCACAACGACGCCACGTCCAAGATCGGCCAGGGGCTGAGCCTGGGCGAGCGCATCGCGCAGGCGGTCGAGCTTCTAAAGAGCGCGGGGTTCACCTATGAGCAGGAGCCCGAGGTCGGCGAGGACGGCGAATTCGTCTCCTCGCCCGGCAGGGGCCTGCGCATGCCCGACGGGTCGGAGATCCCACAGCTCGAGTTGATCGCGCCGAGCGCCGGCTACGACCCCCTGCGGTCCACCTTCGCCATCTGGATCGAGCGCTGGCTCAACGACCTGGGCATTCCGGTTCGAGCGCAGCTGGTGGGATTCAACGTCCTCGTCGACCGGCTCTTCAGCGAGACGGTGGCCGAAGACCTCGACATGTGGATCCTTGGCTGGGGCTTCAGCATCTTCCCCAACTACCTGGAGAACATCTTCCACAGCCGCCACGCCCCAGAGAACGAGGAGGGCGGCTACAACTGGGGCGGCTACGGCAACCCCGAGTACGATGCGCTGGCCTTTGCCCTGCTGTCCGAGACCACCATCGAGGGCGCCCGGGAACTGGTCTACCAGATGCAGGAACTGCTCGCCGACGACCTGCCCTACGTGACGCTGTTCACCACGCCGAAAATCGATGTGTTCCGACCCACGCGGGTCGAGTACCCCTATACCTCGGTGCTCGGCGGCATGGCGCAGCAACAAGGGCTGCAACACGTCGTGCTGCTCAAGTAG
- a CDS encoding ABC transporter permease: MRLDVARVASTLALWHMRLALAGRSLKQNWSLFLGTRIGLLGLAIIVFYLLLAAAHPILMHTIWDERTYDPIVGYAFDEPVQPAPPSLRHPLGTDPLGRDILSQLMFSTRSEFLLGLLAALMTVCIGTMVGAIAAYYGGWVDTLLMRLADIMIMMPAISILIVLSALFEVGHLELAVLIGLLSGFGGTGVVLKSQALSVVVKPYIDAARAAGGGTLHILLVHVVPNLLPLSFLYMMFTVTSAIFSEAVLSFLGLLDVRMSWGLMIHTTESAGYLLQVGEYWWLIFPASLSITLLCSSFYLLGRSLDEVVNPRLRRL; the protein is encoded by the coding sequence ATGAGGCTCGACGTCGCGCGCGTTGCCTCCACGCTGGCGCTGTGGCACATGCGCCTGGCGCTGGCGGGCCGAAGCCTCAAGCAGAACTGGTCGCTGTTTCTCGGAACGCGCATTGGCCTCTTGGGATTGGCCATCATCGTCTTCTACCTGCTGCTGGCCGCAGCGCATCCGATCCTGATGCACACAATCTGGGACGAGCGCACCTACGACCCAATCGTGGGCTACGCCTTCGACGAGCCCGTCCAGCCCGCGCCGCCGAGCCTGAGACATCCGCTCGGCACCGACCCGCTGGGCCGGGACATCCTCAGCCAGCTCATGTTCAGCACCCGGTCCGAGTTCCTGCTCGGATTGCTCGCGGCGCTCATGACGGTGTGCATCGGCACCATGGTCGGCGCCATCGCCGCCTACTACGGCGGGTGGGTGGACACGCTGCTGATGCGGCTGGCCGACATCATGATCATGATGCCGGCGATCAGCATCCTCATCGTGCTGAGCGCCCTATTCGAGGTCGGGCACCTGGAGCTGGCCGTACTGATCGGCCTGCTCTCGGGATTCGGCGGCACGGGCGTTGTGCTCAAGTCCCAGGCCCTTTCCGTCGTCGTCAAGCCCTACATCGACGCCGCCAGGGCCGCGGGCGGCGGAACGCTGCACATCCTGCTCGTCCACGTGGTCCCCAACCTGCTGCCGCTCTCGTTCCTCTACATGATGTTCACCGTCACCAGCGCCATCTTCTCGGAAGCTGTGCTGAGCTTCCTGGGCCTGTTGGACGTGCGCATGAGCTGGGGCCTGATGATCCACACCACCGAATCCGCCGGATACCTGCTGCAAGTCGGCGAGTACTGGTGGCTCATATTCCCGGCCAGCCTCTCGATCACCCTCCTGTGCTCGTCGTTCTACCTGCTGGGTCGTTCGCTGGACGAAGTCGTCAACCCGCGGCTGCGACGGCTATGA
- a CDS encoding ABC transporter permease → MAAYLLRRTVQILLTLFVFLTIVFFLVSAQPGDITRLYSMDPSLPPETRANLQELFGVNEPLWKQYLVHLKNTVTGNFGVSFSLYPRTVGDVILERLPRTLVLFATATVISFYLGFALGKIIAWRRGGWVEYTSTIGGVSLYTVFTPWFGLMMIWLFAFKAGWLPIGKFLDPVVWRDSPTDSNTVFNLMLATAAILTVVVFAVAVATKKKRLAKAPLIQAGTVIAAAVAVIGVWLASGVGYLALDLVKHMILPIATLTLISFAGTMLLTRNSMLEVIREDHVMVARAKGLPEKVVRDKHVARNALLPVVTSFVFSLAFAIDGGVIIESIFSWPGMGQTLVSATVSEDLPLAVGAFVFVGVFVLVAHLAADVLYAYLDPRVRHR, encoded by the coding sequence TTGGCCGCCTACCTCCTGCGTCGCACCGTCCAAATCCTGCTCACGCTCTTTGTCTTTCTGACCATCGTGTTCTTTCTCGTGAGCGCCCAGCCCGGCGACATCACCCGCCTGTACTCCATGGACCCCAGTCTCCCGCCGGAGACCCGCGCGAACCTCCAGGAGCTCTTTGGCGTCAACGAGCCGCTGTGGAAGCAGTACCTGGTCCATCTCAAGAACACGGTCACCGGCAACTTCGGCGTCTCATTCAGCCTCTATCCGAGGACCGTTGGCGACGTGATCCTGGAGCGCCTGCCGCGCACGCTGGTGCTGTTCGCGACGGCGACCGTGATTTCCTTTTACCTCGGCTTCGCACTGGGCAAAATCATCGCCTGGCGCCGCGGCGGATGGGTCGAATACACCTCGACCATCGGCGGGGTCTCGCTGTATACGGTGTTCACCCCGTGGTTCGGCCTCATGATGATCTGGCTGTTCGCCTTCAAGGCCGGCTGGCTGCCCATCGGCAAGTTCCTCGATCCGGTGGTATGGCGCGATTCGCCGACCGACTCGAACACGGTCTTCAACCTCATGCTGGCGACCGCCGCGATCCTCACGGTGGTCGTATTCGCGGTGGCAGTGGCGACCAAGAAGAAGCGCCTCGCCAAGGCGCCGCTCATTCAGGCGGGGACCGTCATCGCGGCTGCCGTGGCTGTGATCGGCGTGTGGCTGGCATCGGGCGTCGGATATCTCGCCCTGGACCTCGTCAAGCACATGATCCTGCCCATCGCCACGCTCACGCTGATCAGCTTTGCCGGAACCATGCTCCTGACCCGCAACAGCATGCTGGAGGTGATTCGCGAGGACCACGTGATGGTGGCCCGGGCCAAGGGATTGCCCGAAAAGGTCGTGCGTGACAAGCACGTCGCCCGCAATGCCCTCCTGCCGGTGGTCACCAGCTTCGTCTTCAGCCTCGCGTTCGCCATCGACGGCGGCGTCATCATTGAGTCCATCTTCTCCTGGCCCGGGATGGGGCAGACGCTCGTGTCGGCCACGGTCAGCGAGGACCTGCCGCTCGCTGTGGGCGCCTTCGTCTTCGTGGGCGTGTTCGTGCTCGTGGCGCACCTGGCGGCCGATGTCCTCTACGCCTACCTCGACCCGCGAGTCCGCCACCGATGA
- a CDS encoding HigA family addiction module antitoxin — protein sequence MPMKNPPHPGLSVRFDCLAPLDLSVTEAARRLGVSRKQLSDVVNGRSGISPEMAIRLDKAFGGGAAAWYQLQASYDLAQAMQRSDDIHVAPIHAEVQR from the coding sequence ATGCCCATGAAGAATCCACCGCATCCGGGGCTGTCGGTGCGGTTCGATTGCCTGGCGCCGCTGGATCTGAGCGTCACGGAGGCGGCAAGGCGCTTGGGCGTCAGCCGCAAACAGCTGTCGGATGTCGTGAACGGTCGCTCCGGGATCTCACCCGAGATGGCGATCCGCCTGGACAAGGCCTTCGGGGGCGGCGCTGCCGCGTGGTACCAGCTACAGGCCTCCTACGACCTGGCCCAAGCGATGCAGCGGTCGGATGACATCCACGTCGCACCGATTCACGCTGAGGTCCAGCGATGA